A single Amphiprion ocellaris isolate individual 3 ecotype Okinawa chromosome 15, ASM2253959v1, whole genome shotgun sequence DNA region contains:
- the LOC111585930 gene encoding histone-lysine N-methyltransferase SETDB1-A-like isoform X2, with the protein MQRKVVMEGDVMEMSRDELQSWIRDQVKQNELISPDLLEKCSLLDLLLERRKKQVASLVELCESVAACEETVKKLYSLLGWEYSDTDSDGDEDDDDSRSTNCQTPSSPSETDDSLDYSPAKSNGPALLVPQLEDKDSLRRDNRKTTHHILIKELKVVLTRLPASTIADARPTPQRRCSEDESLSSAESDNLWEPEGDSSDSDFNISTFNAGSNKRRKINIRNGKCNRSHVAPQASTNSGTKSNRAETSTPTTTKNICAKNNVAEASTSQASASTDAKSNTTPPPEGKTDTNANSQEKKTSTVPANTKVTGGTTTTVPVQSSTAVPVQSSTTVPVQSSTTVPLMCQPATKTPPSVQPKEISVNMTVLARKKVLCWQRGTIMELITKDDKMKYKVNFEEKGKSLVSGHHVALDDMPKVDRLFVGARVIVRSQVDEAEFLPGILAEIPTRRNRMRFLVFIDDHTPMYVGLPVLRLVYKALTDPLEDIKDESHRFFMQEYMKSWPYPPQTQYKIGQTISVERNGVQQKCEVLLLDCSLIQVVFQDDQHKEWLYRGSIRLEHMVNMREHLEMKKKKTAQLMDHKD; encoded by the exons ATGCAGCGGAAAG tggtTATGGAAGGGGATGTGATGGAGATGAGCAGAGACGAGCTCCAGAGCTGGATCAGAGACCAGGTGAAGCAGAATGAGCTGATCTCTCCAGATCTGCTGGAGAAATGCAGTCTGCTGGATTTGCTGCTGGAACGGAGGAAGAAGCAGGTGGCCAGCCTCGTGGAGCTCTGCGA GTCTGTGGCAGCATGTGAAGAAACTGTGAAGAAACtgtactctttgctgggatggGAATACAGCGACACAGACTCTGAtggtgatgaggatgatgatgactcCAGAAGTACAAATT GTCAAACACCATCATCACCAAGTGAGACTGATGACTCTCTAGACTACAGCCCTGCAAAATCTAATGGTCCTGCTCTTCTTGTACCACAATTAGAAGACAAGGACAGCCTGCGGAGAGATAATAGGAAAACAACCCATcacattttaataaaagaaCTTAAGGTGGTCTTGACTAGATTACCTGCATCTACAATCGCTGATGCTCGACCAACGCCTCAGAGGCGCTGCAGTGAAGATGAATCTTTAAGCAGTGCTGAGTCAGATAACCTGTGGGAACCAGAAGGGGACTCAAGTGACTCAGATTTTAACATCTCAACTTTTAATGCTGGTTCAAAcaagaggagaaaaataaatataaggaATGGAAAGTGTAATAGGAGTCATGTAGCACCCCAAGCAAGCACAAATTCTGGTACTAAGAGCAATAGAGCAGAGACGTCGACACCGACAACCACCAAAAATATCTGCGCTAAGAACAATGTAGCAGAAGCATCGACATCGCAAGCAAGTGCAAGTACAGATGCTAAAAGCAACACAACACCACCACCTGAAGGCAAGACAGATACCAATGCTAACAGTCAGGAGAAGAAAACATCGACAGTGCCAGCAAACACGAAGG TGACAGGAGGAACGACCACAACCGTACCAGTTCAGTCGTCCACAGCAGTCCCAGTCCAGTCGTCTACAACAGTCCCAGTTCAGTCGTCTACAACAGTACCACTTATGTGCCAGCCCGCTACTAAGACCCCTCCTAGCGTCCAACCAAAAGAGATCAGCGTGAACATGACTGTCCTAGCCAGAAAGAAGGTCTTGTGCTGGCAACGAGGGACAATTATGGAACTAATAACTAAGG ATGATAAGATGAAATACAAAGTAAATTTTGAAGAGAAGGGGAAGAGCCTAGTGTCTGGTCACCATGTTGCCCTTGACGACATGCCGAAGGTGGACCGGCTGTTCGTCGGTGCACGTGTGATTGTTAGGAGTCAAGTTGACGAGGCCGAGTTCTTGCCTGGTATCTTGGCGGAGATCCCCACCAGAAGAAACCGCATGAG GTTCCTGGTGTTTATTGATGATCACACACCCATGTATGTTGGTTTACCTGTACTTCGTCTGGTGTACAAAGCAT TGACAGACCCTTTGGAAGATATTAAAGACGAAAGCCACAGGTTTTTCATGCAGGAGTACATGAAGTCCTGGCCTTACCCGCCCCAGACCCAGTACAAGATTGGACAAACCATAAGTGTAGAACGTAACGGAGTCCAGCAGAAGTGTGAGGTCTTGTTGCTCGACTGCAGCTTGATTCAGGTTGTTTTTCAG GATGATCAGCATAAGGAGTGGCTCTACCGAGGCTCCATTCGCTTGGAACACATGGTTAATATGAGGGAGCACTtggagatgaagaaaaaaaaaacagctcagttGATG GATCATAAAGACtga
- the LOC111585930 gene encoding histone-lysine N-methyltransferase SETDB1-A-like isoform X1: MTVKQPVVMEGDVMEMSRDELQSWIRDQVKQNELISPDLLEKCSLLDLLLERRKKQVASLVELCESVAACEETVKKLYSLLGWEYSDTDSDGDEDDDDSRSTNCQTPSSPSETDDSLDYSPAKSNGPALLVPQLEDKDSLRRDNRKTTHHILIKELKVVLTRLPASTIADARPTPQRRCSEDESLSSAESDNLWEPEGDSSDSDFNISTFNAGSNKRRKINIRNGKCNRSHVAPQASTNSGTKSNRAETSTPTTTKNICAKNNVAEASTSQASASTDAKSNTTPPPEGKTDTNANSQEKKTSTVPANTKVTGGTTTTVPVQSSTAVPVQSSTTVPVQSSTTVPLMCQPATKTPPSVQPKEISVNMTVLARKKVLCWQRGTIMELITKDDKMKYKVNFEEKGKSLVSGHHVALDDMPKVDRLFVGARVIVRSQVDEAEFLPGILAEIPTRRNRMRFLVFIDDHTPMYVGLPVLRLVYKALTDPLEDIKDESHRFFMQEYMKSWPYPPQTQYKIGQTISVERNGVQQKCEVLLLDCSLIQVVFQDDQHKEWLYRGSIRLEHMVNMREHLEMKKKKTAQLMDHKD, translated from the exons ATGACAGTGAAACAGCCAG tggtTATGGAAGGGGATGTGATGGAGATGAGCAGAGACGAGCTCCAGAGCTGGATCAGAGACCAGGTGAAGCAGAATGAGCTGATCTCTCCAGATCTGCTGGAGAAATGCAGTCTGCTGGATTTGCTGCTGGAACGGAGGAAGAAGCAGGTGGCCAGCCTCGTGGAGCTCTGCGA GTCTGTGGCAGCATGTGAAGAAACTGTGAAGAAACtgtactctttgctgggatggGAATACAGCGACACAGACTCTGAtggtgatgaggatgatgatgactcCAGAAGTACAAATT GTCAAACACCATCATCACCAAGTGAGACTGATGACTCTCTAGACTACAGCCCTGCAAAATCTAATGGTCCTGCTCTTCTTGTACCACAATTAGAAGACAAGGACAGCCTGCGGAGAGATAATAGGAAAACAACCCATcacattttaataaaagaaCTTAAGGTGGTCTTGACTAGATTACCTGCATCTACAATCGCTGATGCTCGACCAACGCCTCAGAGGCGCTGCAGTGAAGATGAATCTTTAAGCAGTGCTGAGTCAGATAACCTGTGGGAACCAGAAGGGGACTCAAGTGACTCAGATTTTAACATCTCAACTTTTAATGCTGGTTCAAAcaagaggagaaaaataaatataaggaATGGAAAGTGTAATAGGAGTCATGTAGCACCCCAAGCAAGCACAAATTCTGGTACTAAGAGCAATAGAGCAGAGACGTCGACACCGACAACCACCAAAAATATCTGCGCTAAGAACAATGTAGCAGAAGCATCGACATCGCAAGCAAGTGCAAGTACAGATGCTAAAAGCAACACAACACCACCACCTGAAGGCAAGACAGATACCAATGCTAACAGTCAGGAGAAGAAAACATCGACAGTGCCAGCAAACACGAAGG TGACAGGAGGAACGACCACAACCGTACCAGTTCAGTCGTCCACAGCAGTCCCAGTCCAGTCGTCTACAACAGTCCCAGTTCAGTCGTCTACAACAGTACCACTTATGTGCCAGCCCGCTACTAAGACCCCTCCTAGCGTCCAACCAAAAGAGATCAGCGTGAACATGACTGTCCTAGCCAGAAAGAAGGTCTTGTGCTGGCAACGAGGGACAATTATGGAACTAATAACTAAGG ATGATAAGATGAAATACAAAGTAAATTTTGAAGAGAAGGGGAAGAGCCTAGTGTCTGGTCACCATGTTGCCCTTGACGACATGCCGAAGGTGGACCGGCTGTTCGTCGGTGCACGTGTGATTGTTAGGAGTCAAGTTGACGAGGCCGAGTTCTTGCCTGGTATCTTGGCGGAGATCCCCACCAGAAGAAACCGCATGAG GTTCCTGGTGTTTATTGATGATCACACACCCATGTATGTTGGTTTACCTGTACTTCGTCTGGTGTACAAAGCAT TGACAGACCCTTTGGAAGATATTAAAGACGAAAGCCACAGGTTTTTCATGCAGGAGTACATGAAGTCCTGGCCTTACCCGCCCCAGACCCAGTACAAGATTGGACAAACCATAAGTGTAGAACGTAACGGAGTCCAGCAGAAGTGTGAGGTCTTGTTGCTCGACTGCAGCTTGATTCAGGTTGTTTTTCAG GATGATCAGCATAAGGAGTGGCTCTACCGAGGCTCCATTCGCTTGGAACACATGGTTAATATGAGGGAGCACTtggagatgaagaaaaaaaaaacagctcagttGATG GATCATAAAGACtga
- the LOC111585930 gene encoding histone-lysine N-methyltransferase SETDB1-A-like isoform X3 codes for MEGDVMEMSRDELQSWIRDQVKQNELISPDLLEKCSLLDLLLERRKKQVASLVELCESVAACEETVKKLYSLLGWEYSDTDSDGDEDDDDSRSTNCQTPSSPSETDDSLDYSPAKSNGPALLVPQLEDKDSLRRDNRKTTHHILIKELKVVLTRLPASTIADARPTPQRRCSEDESLSSAESDNLWEPEGDSSDSDFNISTFNAGSNKRRKINIRNGKCNRSHVAPQASTNSGTKSNRAETSTPTTTKNICAKNNVAEASTSQASASTDAKSNTTPPPEGKTDTNANSQEKKTSTVPANTKVTGGTTTTVPVQSSTAVPVQSSTTVPVQSSTTVPLMCQPATKTPPSVQPKEISVNMTVLARKKVLCWQRGTIMELITKDDKMKYKVNFEEKGKSLVSGHHVALDDMPKVDRLFVGARVIVRSQVDEAEFLPGILAEIPTRRNRMRFLVFIDDHTPMYVGLPVLRLVYKALTDPLEDIKDESHRFFMQEYMKSWPYPPQTQYKIGQTISVERNGVQQKCEVLLLDCSLIQVVFQDDQHKEWLYRGSIRLEHMVNMREHLEMKKKKTAQLMDHKD; via the exons ATGGAAGGGGATGTGATGGAGATGAGCAGAGACGAGCTCCAGAGCTGGATCAGAGACCAGGTGAAGCAGAATGAGCTGATCTCTCCAGATCTGCTGGAGAAATGCAGTCTGCTGGATTTGCTGCTGGAACGGAGGAAGAAGCAGGTGGCCAGCCTCGTGGAGCTCTGCGA GTCTGTGGCAGCATGTGAAGAAACTGTGAAGAAACtgtactctttgctgggatggGAATACAGCGACACAGACTCTGAtggtgatgaggatgatgatgactcCAGAAGTACAAATT GTCAAACACCATCATCACCAAGTGAGACTGATGACTCTCTAGACTACAGCCCTGCAAAATCTAATGGTCCTGCTCTTCTTGTACCACAATTAGAAGACAAGGACAGCCTGCGGAGAGATAATAGGAAAACAACCCATcacattttaataaaagaaCTTAAGGTGGTCTTGACTAGATTACCTGCATCTACAATCGCTGATGCTCGACCAACGCCTCAGAGGCGCTGCAGTGAAGATGAATCTTTAAGCAGTGCTGAGTCAGATAACCTGTGGGAACCAGAAGGGGACTCAAGTGACTCAGATTTTAACATCTCAACTTTTAATGCTGGTTCAAAcaagaggagaaaaataaatataaggaATGGAAAGTGTAATAGGAGTCATGTAGCACCCCAAGCAAGCACAAATTCTGGTACTAAGAGCAATAGAGCAGAGACGTCGACACCGACAACCACCAAAAATATCTGCGCTAAGAACAATGTAGCAGAAGCATCGACATCGCAAGCAAGTGCAAGTACAGATGCTAAAAGCAACACAACACCACCACCTGAAGGCAAGACAGATACCAATGCTAACAGTCAGGAGAAGAAAACATCGACAGTGCCAGCAAACACGAAGG TGACAGGAGGAACGACCACAACCGTACCAGTTCAGTCGTCCACAGCAGTCCCAGTCCAGTCGTCTACAACAGTCCCAGTTCAGTCGTCTACAACAGTACCACTTATGTGCCAGCCCGCTACTAAGACCCCTCCTAGCGTCCAACCAAAAGAGATCAGCGTGAACATGACTGTCCTAGCCAGAAAGAAGGTCTTGTGCTGGCAACGAGGGACAATTATGGAACTAATAACTAAGG ATGATAAGATGAAATACAAAGTAAATTTTGAAGAGAAGGGGAAGAGCCTAGTGTCTGGTCACCATGTTGCCCTTGACGACATGCCGAAGGTGGACCGGCTGTTCGTCGGTGCACGTGTGATTGTTAGGAGTCAAGTTGACGAGGCCGAGTTCTTGCCTGGTATCTTGGCGGAGATCCCCACCAGAAGAAACCGCATGAG GTTCCTGGTGTTTATTGATGATCACACACCCATGTATGTTGGTTTACCTGTACTTCGTCTGGTGTACAAAGCAT TGACAGACCCTTTGGAAGATATTAAAGACGAAAGCCACAGGTTTTTCATGCAGGAGTACATGAAGTCCTGGCCTTACCCGCCCCAGACCCAGTACAAGATTGGACAAACCATAAGTGTAGAACGTAACGGAGTCCAGCAGAAGTGTGAGGTCTTGTTGCTCGACTGCAGCTTGATTCAGGTTGTTTTTCAG GATGATCAGCATAAGGAGTGGCTCTACCGAGGCTCCATTCGCTTGGAACACATGGTTAATATGAGGGAGCACTtggagatgaagaaaaaaaaaacagctcagttGATG GATCATAAAGACtga